The Oncorhynchus masou masou isolate Uvic2021 chromosome 31, UVic_Omas_1.1, whole genome shotgun sequence genome includes a region encoding these proteins:
- the LOC135524411 gene encoding synaptotagmin 1-like isoform X1, protein MGFRWQRDMRVLPTVDLSIGDLRMPFNEEVKYCILGISVTLFLIAMGILVWQLYRYCSQAPKEPVEDLLSSDGKPAKTEDLYMETQRPNFKVEKLHEEAQRLSRCLYMGSHVELPGLGNQLKGSLRFSLYYDQLQSRLVVTVLEARGLPVRDFSRSVDPFVRVRLLWAKHDNEEEKEEQSSPSLQCVLHEWQSRMVKDSSSPTFGDQFSCSMEEEDVPHTTVRFEVRDFDKFSRHGFLGEVRVSLCDMKISYPLEVLEDLQTPRKDMVGEVLLSLKYLHTLQRLEVGLLKIRALSQQCEKDKVRLYARISVLCNQFKLRHQKSTAKTLCEVTVFNEVMMFTLPDPQIRACCIVVSVYEIHAARKSSKRLVGQVTFGKGKRSEEEHWCLMMQSICQPIAKWHPLLI, encoded by the exons ATG GGTTTTAGATGGCAGAGAGACATGCGTGTCCTTCCCACTGTAGACCTCTCTATCGGGGACCTACGCATGCCCTTCAATGAAGAGGTCAAGTACTGTATTCTGGGAATCTCTGTAACCCTCTTCCTGATTGCTATGGGCATTCTGGTGTGGCAGTTATACCGCTACTGCTCACAGGCTCCAAAGGAACCTG TGGAAGACTTACTTTCATCTGATGGCAAGCCAGCAAAGACAGAAGACCTCTACATGGAAACCCAGAGGCCTAATTTTAAG GTGGAGAAGCTCCATGAAGAGGCACAGAGGTTGAGCCGTTGCCTGTACATGGGCAGCCATGTGGAGCTGCCCGGCCTGGGGAACCAGCTGAAGGGCTCCCTGCGCTTCTCCCTCTACTATGACCAGTTGCAGTCCAGACTGGTGGTCACCGTCCTGGAGGCCCGGGGCCTGCCGGTCAGGGACTTCAGCCGCAGTGTGGACCCCTTTGTGAGGGTTCGGCTGCTATGGGCCAAGCATGAtaatgaggaggagaaggaggagcagtCCTCTCCTTCATTGCAGTGTGTGCTCCATGAGTGGCAGTCCCGTATGGTGAAGGACAGCAGCAGCCCTACGTTTGGGGACCAGTTCTCCTGCtctatggaggaggaggatgtccCTCACACCACCGTCAGGTTTGAG GTCAGAGACTTTGATAAGTTCTCCAGGCATGGGTTCTTGGGAGAGGTCAGAGTTTCTCTGTGTGATATGAAAATCTCATACCCTCTTGAAGTACTGGAGGATCTACAGACACCACGAAAG GACATGGTTGGAGAGGTGCTTCTCTCTCTAAAGTACCTCCACACCCTCCAGAGACTGGAGGTAGGTCTGCTGAAGATCAGGGCACTGTCTCAGCAATGTGAAAAAGACAAAG TTCGGTTGTATGCCCGGATCAGTGTCCTCTGCAACCAGTTCAAGCTGCGGCACCAGAAGTCCACTGCTAAGACCCTGTGTGAAGTGACCGTCTTCAACGAAGTCATGATGTTCACCCTGCCAGACCCACAGATCAGGGCGTGCTGCATTGTGGTCTCTGTGTACGAGATCCATGCAGCCAGGAAGTCATCCAAACGCCTGGTTGGCCAGGTCACCTTTGGAAAGGGAAAGAGGTCAGAGGAGGAACACTGGTGTTTGATGATGCAATCAATTTGTCAGCCAATAGCAAAGTGGCATCCGTTGTTGATCTGA
- the LOC135524411 gene encoding synaptotagmin 1-like isoform X2: MRVLPTVDLSIGDLRMPFNEEVKYCILGISVTLFLIAMGILVWQLYRYCSQAPKEPVEDLLSSDGKPAKTEDLYMETQRPNFKVEKLHEEAQRLSRCLYMGSHVELPGLGNQLKGSLRFSLYYDQLQSRLVVTVLEARGLPVRDFSRSVDPFVRVRLLWAKHDNEEEKEEQSSPSLQCVLHEWQSRMVKDSSSPTFGDQFSCSMEEEDVPHTTVRFEVRDFDKFSRHGFLGEVRVSLCDMKISYPLEVLEDLQTPRKDMVGEVLLSLKYLHTLQRLEVGLLKIRALSQQCEKDKVRLYARISVLCNQFKLRHQKSTAKTLCEVTVFNEVMMFTLPDPQIRACCIVVSVYEIHAARKSSKRLVGQVTFGKGKRSEEEHWCLMMQSICQPIAKWHPLLI, translated from the exons ATGCGTGTCCTTCCCACTGTAGACCTCTCTATCGGGGACCTACGCATGCCCTTCAATGAAGAGGTCAAGTACTGTATTCTGGGAATCTCTGTAACCCTCTTCCTGATTGCTATGGGCATTCTGGTGTGGCAGTTATACCGCTACTGCTCACAGGCTCCAAAGGAACCTG TGGAAGACTTACTTTCATCTGATGGCAAGCCAGCAAAGACAGAAGACCTCTACATGGAAACCCAGAGGCCTAATTTTAAG GTGGAGAAGCTCCATGAAGAGGCACAGAGGTTGAGCCGTTGCCTGTACATGGGCAGCCATGTGGAGCTGCCCGGCCTGGGGAACCAGCTGAAGGGCTCCCTGCGCTTCTCCCTCTACTATGACCAGTTGCAGTCCAGACTGGTGGTCACCGTCCTGGAGGCCCGGGGCCTGCCGGTCAGGGACTTCAGCCGCAGTGTGGACCCCTTTGTGAGGGTTCGGCTGCTATGGGCCAAGCATGAtaatgaggaggagaaggaggagcagtCCTCTCCTTCATTGCAGTGTGTGCTCCATGAGTGGCAGTCCCGTATGGTGAAGGACAGCAGCAGCCCTACGTTTGGGGACCAGTTCTCCTGCtctatggaggaggaggatgtccCTCACACCACCGTCAGGTTTGAG GTCAGAGACTTTGATAAGTTCTCCAGGCATGGGTTCTTGGGAGAGGTCAGAGTTTCTCTGTGTGATATGAAAATCTCATACCCTCTTGAAGTACTGGAGGATCTACAGACACCACGAAAG GACATGGTTGGAGAGGTGCTTCTCTCTCTAAAGTACCTCCACACCCTCCAGAGACTGGAGGTAGGTCTGCTGAAGATCAGGGCACTGTCTCAGCAATGTGAAAAAGACAAAG TTCGGTTGTATGCCCGGATCAGTGTCCTCTGCAACCAGTTCAAGCTGCGGCACCAGAAGTCCACTGCTAAGACCCTGTGTGAAGTGACCGTCTTCAACGAAGTCATGATGTTCACCCTGCCAGACCCACAGATCAGGGCGTGCTGCATTGTGGTCTCTGTGTACGAGATCCATGCAGCCAGGAAGTCATCCAAACGCCTGGTTGGCCAGGTCACCTTTGGAAAGGGAAAGAGGTCAGAGGAGGAACACTGGTGTTTGATGATGCAATCAATTTGTCAGCCAATAGCAAAGTGGCATCCGTTGTTGATCTGA